AGCGACCCCTTCATTAAAAGTGAAATGCTCTACCGACTGAGCTAACAAGACAAATTTTCAAAAAACGAAACGTGATTATATATAAAAAAGGCTGATTTGTCAAGAAAATCGCCGTCGTTTTTAAAATATCGTCGTAAATTTAAAAATTCGCGACGATATTTACGTTTAAATTCGATTTAGCAAGAAAAACAAGTCTTAAACTCGTATGCCGTAGGTCTTGCCTCGTACGGCCACACTTGGGTTTCAAATTTATAATGCTGATAATCGTCGATGAAGGTCTCGGTCATTATCGGACGGAGGTATTCGTTATCGCGGATTAACGCTTCTAGGCTGCCCCTTAGCGTATGCGGCAACTGCTCGATGCCACGCTCGCGAATTTCATCTAGGTGCAGTTTAAATAAATTTTCATCCATCGGACCTACCGGCTCCATTTTATGCTTCACGCCGTCAAGCCCCGCCATCAGCATCGCGGCAAACGCCAAATACGGGTTTGCCGTGCTATCAGGAAATCTCATCTCGGCGCGCACGGATTTTTCTCCCGAGCCGTAAGGGATACGGATCGACGCCGAGCGATTTTGACTTGAGTAAGTGAGTATCGACGGCGCTTCAAAGCCCGGGATTAGGCGCTTGTAGCTGTTTGTGCTCGGGTTTGTAAACGCCGCAACGCTTCTTGCGTGATTTAAGATTCCGCCGATATACCAGCGCGCGAAATCGCTTAAATTCGCGTAATTTCCCTCGCCGTAGAATAAATTTTTACCGTCCTTCCACACCGACTGATGCACGTGCATGCCGCTGCCGTTGTCGCCGTAGAGCGGCTTTGGCATAAAGGTCGCGGTTTTGCCGTTTAGGTGCGCGACCATTTTGACGACGTATTTGTAAATTTGCACGTTATCGGCGGCCTCTACGAGAGTACCGAATTTCACGCCGATCTCGCCTTGACCCTGCGCGACTTCGTGGTGCCCGACGAAGACTTCAAGGCCAACTTGCTCTAAAACCTGCATCATTTCAGCGCGCAGATCGACCATACTATCGGTCGGCTGCGTCATCAGATAGCCGCCTTTTCTACGCGGTCTGTGGCCGGTATTATAGCCGTCGGTGAAGTCCTTGGCGTCGTTCCACTCGCCCTCTTCGGTATCTACTTCGTACATCGCGCAGTTTGGGCTATCGACGATTTTTACGTTATCAAATATAAAAAATTCGTTCTCGGGCCCAAAATACGCCGCGTCGCCCACGCCGCTTTCTTTCACGTAGGCCATCGCTTTTTTGGCTATCGAGCGCGGACATTTTTCGTAAATTTGCCCCTTGTAAATGTCGTAAATATCGCAAAAAACGACTGCGGTAACGTCGGCGGTAAAAGGATCTAAAAAGGCGCTAGTAGCTTCCGGACGCATTATCATGTCGCTTTTATCTATCGGTTGCCAGCCGCCCAGCGAGCTCGCGTCCATCGGCACTCCATGCTCAAAATGCGCCTTTTCGACGGCTTTTACGTTATACGTGATGCTGTGCCAAGCGCCGTTCATATCGGTAAATCTAAAATCTACGAATCTAACCTCGTGCTCTTTGCAAAAATCAAAAAAATGATCGACGCTTTTTACGAATTTTCCCATTTTTCCGCTCCTTTGTTTATTAATTTCGTAATTGTATCATAAAATATTGCTTTTAAGATTAATTTAAATAATTTTTTCTACCCGATATAAAATTTTACAAATTCTCTATCGCGATTTTTAAATACCGCACACTTGCTAAAGCCCAAATTTCTAGCGATTTGTTCGCATTTTTCGCCGTTTAGACCGACTTGATCTTTTGCATGAGCGTCCGAGCCAAAGGTGATCGGTATGTCTTTTTCGGCGATCATTTCTAGTAAATTTACGCTCGGATACTGCTCGCCGATCGGTTTTCTAAAGCCGGCCGCGTTTATCTCCACCGTCAAATTTGCCTTTTTTATAGCAGTAATCGCATCTTTAGCAAGGAGTCTAACGTCGGTTTTTGGCATAAATTTAAATACCTTTAGTAAATCCAAATGCCCGACTATGTCAAATTTGCCAGACTTTGCCATCTTTTCTACGCAGTAAAAATAATCCCGCCAAATTTGATCTATATCGCGGTTTTTATATTCGCCGATAAACTCGGGATTATCAAAGCCCCAACCGCCCAAAAAATGCACCGAACCGATGAGATGGTCTACGTCGCGCGATAAAACCCGCTCGTCCATAAAGCCCTCTAAAAAATCGACCTCGTAGCCGAGCATTATTTTTATCCGCCCGTCAAATTCGTCTCTGAGGCGCAAAATTTCGCTCTCGTAAACGTCCATTTGCGAAAAATCCATACGGTACGCTTCGTCAAATTTCATCGGCGCGTGGTCGCTAAAACCAAAATACTCGCAGTTTGAATTTACCGCGCTTAAAACGTACTGCCTAGGCTCGTCTACGGCGTGTTTGCAAAGCGGAGTGTGATTGTGAAGATCGACTTTCATTTTCGTCCTTTTGTTTCCGAGATGCTACCTAAAATTTGATAAATTTAAGGATAAAATTCGCTTTTTAAACTTACATTTCGTTAATTTTCTATATAATCAGCCTAAATTTAAATAGGAGTTTTTATGACGCAAGAAGAACTTGACGCCTTGATGGCGGGCGATTTAGAGGGCGTTACCGCCGAGACCGACGACGCGCAAGCTAGCGACGATGAAAATTTAAACCTAGAAACCGCCGAGGAAGCCTCGGTAGAGGGCAGAGACGAAGACGTTAAATTCGACTCCGGCGACTACAAAGTATCCTCAAATATGCCGTGGCCTCCGCCTCCACCGACGGATGATCACAAGATGGTTCATCAGCTAGACGACGTCACAAAGGATAGCGAGGAAAAAGCCACGCAGATGTTTGACAAGCTTGACGCGATCAATAACTTTTCTATGGACGCGGAGAGCGGACTTAGCGAGATTATCGGCGGTATAGAGACTAATATCGAAATTTTTACCAAACTACACGAAAAATTCCCGAATATCGCTACTTTTGCCGATGCGCTAGAGAAAAATAACGCCCTAAAAAGCTCTGCAGAAACGACGCTAGATAACGTCAGGATGACGGAAGACGAGATCATGATGGCGATGGATATGATGCAGTATCAAGACATCCACCGTCAAAAGATCGAGCGCGTTATTAACGTCATGCGCGCGCTTAGCAAGTATATGAGCAGCCTCTTTGAGGGCAAGATCGACGACGAGAAGCGCGTGGCCTCGGCGGTGCATATCGCGGGCGATACGACTACGGAAAATCTCGTCAGCAACGACGATATCGAGGCTTTAATCGAAAGCTTGGGCAAAAAGTGAAAAAGCCAGAGCTTTTATCTCCCGCGGGAAATTTAACCAAGCTAAAAATAGCTCTAGAATACGGTGCTGACGCGGTTTATGCATCGGTGGCGAGCTTTTCGCTCCGCACTCGTTCGGCGCGCGAATTTAACCTTGAAAGCTTTAAAGAAGCCATCGAGTACACGCACGCAAAGGGCAAAAAATTTTACGCGACGGTAAACGCGTTTCCTTTTAATTCGCAAATCGAGCCGCTAAAGCGCCACTTGCAAACGATTTCTGCAATGAAGCCAGATGCCTTTATCATCGCGACTCCGGGCGTCATGAGCCTGGCAAAAGAGATCGCCCCCGAGATTGAGATACACCTCTCGACGCAGGCAAACGTCATGAATGCGCTTGACGCTAAAATCTACCACGAAATGGGCGCAAAACGCATCGTCGTAGCGCGCGAAATGAGCCTAAAAGACGTCGTGAAGATAAAAGAGCAAATCCCGACGCTAGATATCGAAATTTTCGTGCACGGCTCGATGTGCTTTGCATACTCGGGGCGCTGCTTGGTTAGCGCGGTTCAAAGCGGCCGCCAATCAAACCGCGGCAGCTGCGCCAACGACTGCAGGTTTAAATACGAACTCTACGCCAAAAACCCCGAGAGCGGAACGCTGTTTCGCCTAGAAGAAGACGAAGAAGGCGGCACGCACGTGATGAACTCGAAGGATTTAAATTTATCCGCGCACATCAAAGATATCATCGAAAGCGGCGCGGTCGATAGCCTAAAGATCGAAGGCCGCACGAAAAGCGAATACTACGCCGCCTGTGCGACTAGGGCCTACCGCATGGCCGTCGACGACGCCGTGGCAGGAAAATTCGACGCGCAAATTTACGCCGGCGAACTAAATACGCTAAAAAATCGCGGCTTTACCGACGGCTACCTAGTAAATCGCCCGTTTGAAAAAACGGATACGCAAAATCACGCCAGCAGCCTAGAGGAGGGCACTCATCAGGTAAACGCCATGACTATTGACGGCGAGTTTTTTAAATGCAAATATAAAATTTTCCCCGGCAACGAGTATGAGATCGTGGCGCCTCTGGGCTCGCAGATAGATGAGTGCGAGAGTGAAATCTCGCAAATTTTCGGTCGCGACGGCAAGAAATTTATCAAATTTAAAAAGCTCGTAACCAAAAAAGGCAAAGAGATCGCCGAGATCCACAGCGGCAACGAAAACGAAGTAAATTTAGGCGCGAGACTGCCTAAATTTAGCTTTTTAAGAGAGGAAATAAAATGAAATTTGTTTCAATTATAATGGGAAGCAAGAGCGACTACGACGTAGTTAGCGAGGCGGCAAAGGTGCTTGAAAAATTTAACGTCCCTTATGAGCTAATCATCAGCTCGGCGCACAGAAGTCCGAAGCGAACGAGCGAATACGTCGCCGCAGCCGAGGAAAAGGGCGCACAGGTATTTATCGCGGCAGCCGGCATGGCGGCGCATCTAGCGGGCGCTATCGCAGCAAACACCACTCGTCCCGTGATCGGCATACCGATGGCAGGTTCGGCGCTTAGCGGCGTGGACGCGCTTTACTCGACCGTGCAGATGCCGGGCGGCATGCCCGTGGGCACAGTCGCTATCGGTAAGGCGGGCGCGGTAAACGCAGCCTATCTGGCGCTACAAATTTTGGCTCTAAACGACCAAAATCTAGACGAAATGCTAAAAGCCGACCGAGCGGCGAAAGCTAAGCAAGTAGAGGAAGACTCGGCGAAGGTGGAAGTTTTACTCGCCTAAAGGAGCAAATATGCAGACATACTTAAGCATAGACGAATTTTGCAAGCTCGTGCACCTAGAGCGCGAGGTAATCGAGGGGATGATAAATCGCGGCGTGCTAAATACGAAAGAAGAAGGCGGCGAGATCCTCATAGAAGCCAGCCAAGGCACGATGAGCGTGGTGCCTAGCGTCGTGGCCGTGCCTGCGCCGCAGATGGGCTCAGAGGGTTTTAGTTTCGTAGAAAAGACGATCGGCACGATATTAAATTTGCACGAAAAGGTACTCGACGCCAAAGACGAGACGCTAGAGACCCTGCGCAACGAAAATAAGTTTTTAAAAGAGGCGCTAATCTCGATGCAAGAACTCTACGACGAGGATAGAAAAACGGTTGAAACGCTCACGAAACAGCTAAAAAATTCGCAAGACGAAGTCGAGTTTTTAAAGCGAAAATACAAACTCATGTGGAACAAAGCGGTTGAAAATTTTAAAGGCGACAAGGAATGATTATGGAAATTTTATCGGTAGAGGGTTTTAAAATTTACGGACTAAAAGCTCGTACCAAAAATGCCGACGAGATAAACGGCGACGGTAAAATCCCGGCATTGTGGGCGAAATTTATGAAAGAAATCTATGACGGTAAAAGCGAAATTTACGGCGTTTATTGTAGTTATGAAAACGGCGTAAACGGGCTTTACGATTTATTTATCGGAACTAAATCGCTTTGCCCTGGCGGCGAAATTTTAGAGATAAAAAGCGGCAAATACGCCGTTTTTAGCTTTCCAAATGAGCCGCAAAACGTAGCGAAATTTTGGGGAGAAATTTGGAAATATTTTGAAAGCTCTGAGCTAAAAAGAGCCTACGAAACGGACTTTGAGAAATATTTAAACGAAAAAATAGAAATTTACATATCAATAAAATAAAGGTAAAAAATGACGTTTTCAGAGATTATTTTGACGTTGCAAAACTACTGGCGCGAGCAGGGTTGCGTGATACTGCAGCCATACGATATGCCAGCGGGTGCCGGCACATATCATCAGGCGACTTTTTTGAGGAGCCTCGGGCCAAAGCCGTGGGCGACGGCGTACGTGGCACCCTCTCGCCGCCCGACCGACGGTAGATACGGCGAAAACCCAAACCGCCTGGGTGCTTATTATCAGTTTCAGGTGCTCATTAAACCAAGCCCGGAAAATATACAGGAGCTTTATCTAAAAAGCCTTGAAAAGCTTGGGTTAAATTTAAAAAATCACGACATCCGCTTCGTCGAGGATAACTGGGAGAGTCCGACGCTGGGTGCTTGGGGGCTAGGCTGGGAGGTCTGGCTAGACGGTATGGAGGTGACGCAGTTTACGTATTTTCAACAAGTTGGCGGCATCGCGTGCGAGCTGGTTTCGGCTGAAATCACCTACGGCCTTGAGCGCCTTGCGATGTATCTGCAGGACGTAAATAGCGTCTACGATATCGTTTGGGACGATAGGGGCGGCAACATCGTGACTTACGCGGACGTGCATAAGCAGGGCGAATTTGAGTGGAGCAAATATAACTTTGAAATCGCGGACGTAGATATGCTATTTCGCCAGTTTGAAAACGCATTCGGCGAGTGCAAACGCTGCTTGGAGGCCAAAATTTCTCTGCCTGCGTATGATTATTGCATGCTTGCGGCGCATACGTTTAACGTCCTTGACGCGCGCGGAGCGATCAGCGTAACGCAAAGGCAAGACTATATCCTAAAAATCCGCGAGCTGGCCAAAGAGTGCGCGCTGACGTATAAAGCTGGCATCGACGCCGCTGTCCAAAACGACGCGAAGGGCGAATAAAATTTGATGAAAATCGGCGAAATTTATAAAATTTTAGACGAGATTAGCCCGTTTGCGAGCCAAGAGGAGTGGGATAATAGCGGGCTGCTCGTGGGCTCGTTTGAGGCGAGCGCGGAGCGCGTTTACCTTAGCCTTGACGTCGACGACGAGCTTTTAGACGAAGCGCAGCCAAATTCGCTTATCATTACGCATCATCCGCTCATTTTTAAGGGGCTAAAATCGTTAAATTTGGACAAATATCCAAGTAGCCTAATCGCAAAGATGATGGCTAAAAATTTAAGCCTAATCGCTATGCACACGAACTATGATCTAAGCCATCTAAACGAGTACGTGTTAAGCGAGATTTTGGGATTTACGCCAAATGAGCGCGATGGATTCGTGCTTTATGCGGATGTAAATTTGAGCTTTGACGAGCTTTGCGAGAGAGTAAAAACAAAGCTAAATTTGAGCCATTTAAGGGTTTGCAAAGGGCGAAAATTTGACCGTAATGCGCCGGTAAAGCGCCTTGCGTTTTGTACGGGAAGCGGCGGCGATTTGATTGATATCGTTAAAGCGGACGTGTTTTTAACGGGCGATCTAAAGTATCACCAAGCCATGAGCGCCGCGCAAAATAATCTTACTATGATAGACATCGGGCACTTTGAGAGCGAGCGGTATTTTGGGGAGTCGCTTGCAAAATATTTGCAAATTTTGCCGATTCCTACTATAATATCCAACTCAAAAAACCCGTTTTCATACAGTTAAAGGAAAAAGATGAATAAATATTTAGAACAGCTAGTCGAGCTCTCAAACATCGATAAAGATATCGACGATTTTACGCCGCGCCTCGAGAAGGTTCAAAGCGTTTTAAAAGCGACTAAGGACGAGCAGGCGGCGATTTTAGCGCAGATCGAAGAAGCGGCTACGAGCGTGACCGAGCTAAAAAATCAAAAATCTCAAACCAACGCACACATAGCCGAATTTAGCGCGAAGATAAAAGACGTCGCTAAAAAAAGCAGCGCCGCAAAAACGGAAAAAGAGATAAAAGCGCTTCAACTAGAAGACGAGCTAGCTAAAGAACAGCTAGAGGCCGCGAACGAAGAGGTCGAAAGACTAGAAAAAATCATAGATAGCAAAAATGCGCTAAAAAGCGAGCTTGAGGCAAAGGCTGCGGAGCTTGGCGAAAATTTGATCAAAATCGAGAGCGAAATCTCGGCTGAGGTAGGCGCCATCGAGCAGCAAAGAAACGAAATATACGCTAAGAAAAACAAGCTAGTCGGCCAGATGAATCAAAAAATCTTGACCTTTTACGAGAAAATCCGTAAATGGGCGCACAACACCGCCGTCGTGCCGGTCAAAAAACAGGCCTGCTACGGCTGCTTTATGCAGATAAACGACAAGACTTATTCTGCTGTCATCAAGGGCGAAGACATCGTGACCTGCCCTCACTGCGGCCGAATTTTATACAAAGAAGCGGCGAACTAGCCTTTAAATTTGATAATAATTTATTACGTTTTAGTCCTCGCGGCGTTTGCCTTGGGGGCTTTACCGCTTGCGATTTTAGCTTTTAAGAAAAAATATAGAGCCTCGATCCCCGCTAGATTTTTTTTGTTTAAAAATCCTAAATTTGACGCCTCGCGCGTGCATTTTCACGCGTGCAGTTTCGGCGAGGCGCGTTCTATCGCGCCGCTAGTTGGCAGATTTAAAGACGCGGCCGCAGTCTCGGTCGTAACCAAAACAGGATTTGACGAGGCAAAAAAAATCACGCAAAATACGCGCTTTTTGCCGTTTGAGATATTTTTACCGTTTTGGCTAAAACCTGCTAAAATAACGGTTATTTTTGAGGCCGAGCTTTGGCTA
The window above is part of the uncultured Campylobacter sp. genome. Proteins encoded here:
- the glnA gene encoding type I glutamate--ammonia ligase; protein product: MGKFVKSVDHFFDFCKEHEVRFVDFRFTDMNGAWHSITYNVKAVEKAHFEHGVPMDASSLGGWQPIDKSDMIMRPEATSAFLDPFTADVTAVVFCDIYDIYKGQIYEKCPRSIAKKAMAYVKESGVGDAAYFGPENEFFIFDNVKIVDSPNCAMYEVDTEEGEWNDAKDFTDGYNTGHRPRRKGGYLMTQPTDSMVDLRAEMMQVLEQVGLEVFVGHHEVAQGQGEIGVKFGTLVEAADNVQIYKYVVKMVAHLNGKTATFMPKPLYGDNGSGMHVHQSVWKDGKNLFYGEGNYANLSDFARWYIGGILNHARSVAAFTNPSTNSYKRLIPGFEAPSILTYSSQNRSASIRIPYGSGEKSVRAEMRFPDSTANPYLAFAAMLMAGLDGVKHKMEPVGPMDENLFKLHLDEIRERGIEQLPHTLRGSLEALIRDNEYLRPIMTETFIDDYQHYKFETQVWPYEARPTAYEFKTCFSC
- a CDS encoding histidinol-phosphatase, with protein sequence MKVDLHNHTPLCKHAVDEPRQYVLSAVNSNCEYFGFSDHAPMKFDEAYRMDFSQMDVYESEILRLRDEFDGRIKIMLGYEVDFLEGFMDERVLSRDVDHLIGSVHFLGGWGFDNPEFIGEYKNRDIDQIWRDYFYCVEKMAKSGKFDIVGHLDLLKVFKFMPKTDVRLLAKDAITAIKKANLTVEINAAGFRKPIGEQYPSVNLLEMIAEKDIPITFGSDAHAKDQVGLNGEKCEQIARNLGFSKCAVFKNRDREFVKFYIG
- a CDS encoding chemotaxis protein, whose amino-acid sequence is MTQEELDALMAGDLEGVTAETDDAQASDDENLNLETAEEASVEGRDEDVKFDSGDYKVSSNMPWPPPPPTDDHKMVHQLDDVTKDSEEKATQMFDKLDAINNFSMDAESGLSEIIGGIETNIEIFTKLHEKFPNIATFADALEKNNALKSSAETTLDNVRMTEDEIMMAMDMMQYQDIHRQKIERVINVMRALSKYMSSLFEGKIDDEKRVASAVHIAGDTTTENLVSNDDIEALIESLGKK
- a CDS encoding peptidase U32 family protein, coding for MKKPELLSPAGNLTKLKIALEYGADAVYASVASFSLRTRSAREFNLESFKEAIEYTHAKGKKFYATVNAFPFNSQIEPLKRHLQTISAMKPDAFIIATPGVMSLAKEIAPEIEIHLSTQANVMNALDAKIYHEMGAKRIVVAREMSLKDVVKIKEQIPTLDIEIFVHGSMCFAYSGRCLVSAVQSGRQSNRGSCANDCRFKYELYAKNPESGTLFRLEEDEEGGTHVMNSKDLNLSAHIKDIIESGAVDSLKIEGRTKSEYYAACATRAYRMAVDDAVAGKFDAQIYAGELNTLKNRGFTDGYLVNRPFEKTDTQNHASSLEEGTHQVNAMTIDGEFFKCKYKIFPGNEYEIVAPLGSQIDECESEISQIFGRDGKKFIKFKKLVTKKGKEIAEIHSGNENEVNLGARLPKFSFLREEIK
- the purE gene encoding 5-(carboxyamino)imidazole ribonucleotide mutase, coding for MKFVSIIMGSKSDYDVVSEAAKVLEKFNVPYELIISSAHRSPKRTSEYVAAAEEKGAQVFIAAAGMAAHLAGAIAANTTRPVIGIPMAGSALSGVDALYSTVQMPGGMPVGTVAIGKAGAVNAAYLALQILALNDQNLDEMLKADRAAKAKQVEEDSAKVEVLLA
- a CDS encoding DUF3972 domain-containing protein, with amino-acid sequence MQTYLSIDEFCKLVHLEREVIEGMINRGVLNTKEEGGEILIEASQGTMSVVPSVVAVPAPQMGSEGFSFVEKTIGTILNLHEKVLDAKDETLETLRNENKFLKEALISMQELYDEDRKTVETLTKQLKNSQDEVEFLKRKYKLMWNKAVENFKGDKE
- a CDS encoding GyrI-like domain-containing protein, whose amino-acid sequence is MEILSVEGFKIYGLKARTKNADEINGDGKIPALWAKFMKEIYDGKSEIYGVYCSYENGVNGLYDLFIGTKSLCPGGEILEIKSGKYAVFSFPNEPQNVAKFWGEIWKYFESSELKRAYETDFEKYLNEKIEIYISIK
- the glyQ gene encoding glycine--tRNA ligase subunit alpha translates to MTFSEIILTLQNYWREQGCVILQPYDMPAGAGTYHQATFLRSLGPKPWATAYVAPSRRPTDGRYGENPNRLGAYYQFQVLIKPSPENIQELYLKSLEKLGLNLKNHDIRFVEDNWESPTLGAWGLGWEVWLDGMEVTQFTYFQQVGGIACELVSAEITYGLERLAMYLQDVNSVYDIVWDDRGGNIVTYADVHKQGEFEWSKYNFEIADVDMLFRQFENAFGECKRCLEAKISLPAYDYCMLAAHTFNVLDARGAISVTQRQDYILKIRELAKECALTYKAGIDAAVQNDAKGE
- a CDS encoding Nif3-like dinuclear metal center hexameric protein → MKIGEIYKILDEISPFASQEEWDNSGLLVGSFEASAERVYLSLDVDDELLDEAQPNSLIITHHPLIFKGLKSLNLDKYPSSLIAKMMAKNLSLIAMHTNYDLSHLNEYVLSEILGFTPNERDGFVLYADVNLSFDELCERVKTKLNLSHLRVCKGRKFDRNAPVKRLAFCTGSGGDLIDIVKADVFLTGDLKYHQAMSAAQNNLTMIDIGHFESERYFGESLAKYLQILPIPTIISNSKNPFSYS
- a CDS encoding zinc ribbon domain-containing protein, with translation MNKYLEQLVELSNIDKDIDDFTPRLEKVQSVLKATKDEQAAILAQIEEAATSVTELKNQKSQTNAHIAEFSAKIKDVAKKSSAAKTEKEIKALQLEDELAKEQLEAANEEVERLEKIIDSKNALKSELEAKAAELGENLIKIESEISAEVGAIEQQRNEIYAKKNKLVGQMNQKILTFYEKIRKWAHNTAVVPVKKQACYGCFMQINDKTYSAVIKGEDIVTCPHCGRILYKEAAN